TCCGTGGCTAACGTTATTAGTGAAATTGGGAAACCAAACGATAATATTGCCTACGAAAATAAAACTTGTATTACCAAAAACACTTATACGAAGATTTACAAAACTAAACAACTTCGTCAAATTAGAAACAACATATGGCATACACAAATATATTGGTAGAGTCATAAACGCGATCAACATGACTTCAATAAAAGACAGTTGGCTGAGACGTTACTCACTGTAATAATCATACCAACAGCCGGACTTCAAAGACTAACCTATCGTTAGAAATGTGAACACGGCAACTCAACACCTATGCTCAACGCGTGACTAGGGTAGAGGAATTTGTGGTAAGCCGTGTGGTTGCCAGAAAAGCCCTCGGCATGCGAGCGGCTCTTGTATACAGGCTAAGCTTAAGCCAAGACTAATGCTTGTGAGCCCAACAAGTTAACAAGATCGCTGATCTACCTTTTTTTTAATGTGAGCTCGGCTCGAATTATAAATAAATTAAGCTCGAACAGGGACTAAGGTTTGTAAGCCTAACACGCTAACACGTTAGAGCTCAATGTGGAACCATTATAAGTTGGGATGGTTTATTATTTTTGTCTggtttattttgattattatagTTTATTACAGGGGGCAAAAAAACATAAGCAATGCTAATGCATGGAAGTGGAACGATGGAACCATGACCCGACATCCTGACCTGACCTGATCGAGCCGACCTTGAAGCTTGGCTCGGGTTCGTGTTGGGCTCGAGCCTGGACACCAGGGTGGCTCGAGCTCGGCCCGTTGACAGCCGGCCCCCCAGCACGCCGCCTCCGCTTTCCTCTCTCGCCTTCTTCCCCAGGATTCCGACCCGCTAGATCTTCCCCCTCGCACTTCGGCACCCGCCCCTCAGCACCCATGGGCTCTCGCCGCCGCTGAGACTGGGGCCCAACGCTCTCCTCCGCGTCCGcgcccgcctccgcctcctccccctccccctcctcctcctcttactgcCTCCACTGACCCTAGCCGACCGCCCCCGCCCGCCGACATCGGAAGCCCTAGCTGCTGTCGGAACCGCCCTGCCGGCCCGCCGCTCCTCCGCCCGAAGCGTCCCTGAGTTCTTGGATGCGCCGGCTGCTCCGATGGCTGCCCTTCCGCCCGCCGCCGAGGGCCCCGAAGCCGTGGAGATCCGCGAAGTCTGGGCGGGGAACCTGGAGGAGGAGGTCACGGTGATCCGCGCCGTCGTCGACGCGTACCCGTACGTCGCCATGGACACGGAGTTCCCGGGGTTCGTGGTCAAGCCGAGCGCTGAGTACCGGTTCACCTGCGACCGCAACTACGCCGCCCTCGAGGGCAACGTCAACGTGCTCAAGCTCATCCAGCTTGGCCTCACCCTCTCCAACGGGGCAGGCGCGCTCCCGCCGTGCGGCACGGGGGGGCGGGGCTGCATCTGGCAATTCAACTTCCGGGGCTTCGACCCGCACACCGACCCTTCCAGCAACGACTCCATCGACCTGCTCCGCCGCAGCGGCATCGACTTCGACCGCTTTGCGGCCGAGGGGGTCGATTCCACCCGCTTCGCCGAGCTGATGATGTCGTCCGGGATCGTGCTGAACGACGATGTCCAGTGGGTCACCTTCCACAGTGGCCACGACTTCGGCTACCTCCTCAGGCTGCTCACCGGACGGGAAATGCCCAACACCTTGGATGAGTTCCTCAAGCTCACCAAGACCTTCTTTCCCGTGCTGTACGACATCAAGCATCTCATGAAATTCTGTGGTGGTGGCCTGTATGGTGGGCTGAGCAAACTTGGGGAGCTGCTCAAGATCGAGCGTGTTGGGATCGGCCACCAGGCTGGTTCTGATTCGCTGCTGACCCTGCAGTGCTTCATGAAGCTCAAGCAGTTGTACTTAAAGGAGTCTGTCAAGTTGTATGATGGTGTGTTGTTTGGGCTTATTCCTGGGGAAGTGGAGATCAAACCTGCTACTCCGCCCATTGAATGAGTAATGGTAGTTATTAAATAACAAGATTCTGAATGAGAAAAATGGAGAACAAAACCTATCATCAGTGAATATATGGCTGATCTGATGATTTCCTGTGCTTGTTATGATATGCCTTCTCTCCTGGCTATTCTTCCCATTAGTCACTAGAATGCATGTTTCTTTGTGTTGTGTGTTCATCTTGCTAGGTTTACCTAATAATTAACATCAACATTTGATTGAAATCAAGTAGCAAATGCTTCTGTATCAAGCCACTGAAAGTTCCAACTTCATCTTGTATTTATCAGTGGGTTAGCTTGCTCGTCTTCAATATTTATCAGTGTGGTAACTTATTTGTTTTGATACTAGTGATTGAAAGCATGTGTATTAACTATTGATTTTGTTATCTTGAATAACCTTGTCTGGTGGACTATTGAGTAACTGCTTGTTTGGGCATCATTCCTGTTAAAATGGGTGATTTCTATCTTGTCTTTCTTTTTTAGCTTTGTCACTTTTTGTGCAATCTGGTAACTTTAAGGACGTCGATATGTCATGTTGATTGTCGACATGTGTTAACTATTTCTATTCCATTCTTCAGTCATTCAGTAAGTGGTAAATTTTCATATTGCTGTACAATAGTTTGGCTGCAAAACATGTTTTTTCTGAATTCCAATTCTTTTGCTTGATGCtacttagggtctgtttggatggTCTAGGACTAACAACTAATCCTATTAGCTTATATTTGTGGACTAGTGGACTGACAATTACTCAATTAGTCTGTCTGTTTGGATCCTTAAGGACTAAAATTAGTCAACTAGCTGTTAGTCCTATGGATCCAAATAATGTTGCCATGTGCTGAGTTTTGCCCCACTTTGGTTTCACATATCTGATTCACAAGGGAGGGACCATTGCATTGCAAAGCCTTCTCTTGAACTTGCTGCACATAATACAAGCCTTTCCTCTGTTGATGTGTCTTTATCTTTGAACTTGCTGCATTATACTAGTCATTTAAAGGTTTGCCACGCAAATCAAGGTAAACTTATTAAATGAAGAGCAGTGTGTGTTGTTTTTTAGCAATAACCTTTTTGCCCCCCTGTAATTTTTCCTTTGAGTATGAGTTTGTGACTGTGAACAAATGATGAACATAGAGTGTTCATTCTCCCCCGCTCAAACTCTGGGTCGAGAAGTTATCAAAATTTGCATCTATCCTGCACTACTCTTGTTTGATATTTGCTCTGTTGCCTGACTGAAATTTTGTCCAGGAGTACTAAATGTGTCTTAACCTTGTTTTGCTTGTAAAAGAACGTGGATATTGTCCCATGGGTATGCAGTTGTTAAAACAAGAACAGTGCTATGATGAGAGAATGCACTGCTGCTTTGATTTTAATACATGTCCCACATTAAAAACTTGTTTATGGGCATGTTTGAGTTAGCTATAGGTTTGAACTTTCTGTTACCTACTGTTTGTGTGGTTTGATATTTGATTCTTACAGGCAGGATCTTGAGTACGTGAAAGTATCATTTATACAATGAATCATTTATAAGATGAAGGTGTTGTTCCACTGTCGTGTGTTCATGGTACTGATAATGCTGCAGTAACTTTTTCTGTTTTGTTCCAATTTTATCTGATCCCTCCAAAGAGATATAGGCATGTAACAGAACCTCTCACTTCCCCTGCTCTCCAAAGAGATATAGGCATGTAACAGAACCCCTCTCACTCCCCCTGCTCCGATAGTGCCTGATTGGATATAGGCATGTAACAGAACCTTTCTCACTTCCCCTGCTCAGTGCCTGATTGTGCCCGCTTGCGAAGTGGGCTTGCTTTGTTACCGTAACAAGCTGTAGGGTTTGGTTCTGAGCAGAGTCATTCTGGTACTCAAGCCTGCGCTTGTTTTGTAACCCTAACAAGTAGTAGCGTTTGGTGCTGAGCAGAATCATTCTGGTACAAAAGCGTGAGTCTGGGGGTATTGGCGCTGGCTTGGACAGCACCACCTCTGAGCACCAGTGACTGAAATGCAAAATTTAGGCTACACGAAATTTGCAGCTCAGAAGATACAAGGCAAACTCGTTTATTTGGGGCCATAGACCGCCAATCAGGACGGTTCAAATTTCAATATCACAATGAAGCAGGGTGCGGAAAAAACTCAAGATTTGCCAGGACGGTCTTTCTGTCACATATGGAAGATGATCGGCATCTCTAGTTGTGAACAAAGCGTCACTTGCATCTCTGGGTCTCTACACGGTCATATATGGATTATAAATATCAATTACAAGCATGTATGCTCCTGATTTTGTCGACATCATCGATATCCAACATTCCAACTTCAACATATAACTAGGGATCAGGTCCCATATTCATTTTTCTCAAGAAAAACAAGAACGAATGAAAGCGGGTAAAATATCTGATCCTATACTGGGAGATGAGTGAAAGCAGGACGGTCTCAAGACAAACTGGTAACTATTTTTTCACTTGCTTCCGTTAACTGGGAGATAAACACCCTCTGCTGCCAACCAAATGTTCTCAGCCCGCTTCTCTCGGACACCACAGACCTGCACCAAAACATATCCCAATGGTATTAATTTGCATACATGGCAGCAAGTAAAATGAAATCATATAGAAATATTTAATTATGGAATTCATGGATAACATAGGCAATGAAATAATGGTATAGAAATAATTTACATCAGTAGTAGAATGACCTTATGATTGCCAATTCACTGTCGATTTTTTTGTTTCTTGCAAGAAGAAAATTTTGCAAACAAATAAATACCTCACCTCTTGCTGCCCACCACCAAGGCGATTGTACTTCTTGCTGTGACTATGCAGATAGCCTCCAGTGTCGACATGTCTAAGTCGTACCTTTTGATCCCTTTTCCATACTTTTCCACTTCCTTCAATTTCTAGCCTGGAGAATGCCCAGAGGACAAACATGAGCTAAGCAACAAAAAACAACATGCATTCACATTGCATATGAAAATTAATCATACCTCCAATAGTCACCAGTATCTGACAATTCATCCCCACCGAAACAGCTAACCTACAATGTTGACATCCAAGCTTCAGAGCACATTCTTAATATGAGGACATAACAAGACATGGAACATGTTTTCCTAAAATGCAAAGCATTGGTCTATATAGCTACTCATAACATCAGAAAGATGGTAACTCAATTCACTGTAAGCAAGCTGAAAATAAAGATAGTTGATCACACTTCAGTATGACAGCAATATTATGTGGTACACAAGATGGTCAAGCCCCATACATGGTCTGGGTTTACGGGGTTATGGCTAATTTGCAAACAAACCTGTGTGTGCAGTATATGGGCCAGGTTGGGTTGGTTTCCTGTGGTTTCAAAGCAGGTTCGATGAACCCCTGGGTTGGGTTGGTTCAGCAGTTTCAACAATTCTGCACGGAGGACGACGACATCACAACCTGTGACAGAAGGGGTGGGGTGCACTAGCATCCATATCACCGTGCTGGCCGGCGTCGTGAACATGAACTCGCTCTTCACTCTCGCCGCCATCCTGGGCCTAGTGTGGCGGTCCTCTGACAAGCCTGGGTTCGCTGATGGCGCTGAACGCACAGGCAACCCCTGCGCCATGGGGGACCGCGCCAAGTCCAACATCGTCTCCTACCACGTGCTGGCCTTCACCTGCCTCCTCTTCTCCAGCCTTGTTGCACTGCCTCAAGCAGCTCGTCCACACCTACCCCCCTGCGCAGCAGCGTCCCATTCTCCTCTGTGGGCGCGGGCGTCGTCGGCCGGACCGCGCGGATCAACCACGCTAGGCTTGGCCTCATACGTCTTCAGCCGCAAGAACAGAGGCGACGATGGACACACTAAGGCTGCCCGCAGCAGAGAAGGACGCTACCGTGGGACAGGAACCAGCCAAGGCGGACGCG
This DNA window, taken from Miscanthus floridulus cultivar M001 chromosome 13, ASM1932011v1, whole genome shotgun sequence, encodes the following:
- the LOC136500309 gene encoding probable CCR4-associated factor 1 homolog 6 → MAALPPAAEGPEAVEIREVWAGNLEEEVTVIRAVVDAYPYVAMDTEFPGFVVKPSAEYRFTCDRNYAALEGNVNVLKLIQLGLTLSNGAGALPPCGTGGRGCIWQFNFRGFDPHTDPSSNDSIDLLRRSGIDFDRFAAEGVDSTRFAELMMSSGIVLNDDVQWVTFHSGHDFGYLLRLLTGREMPNTLDEFLKLTKTFFPVLYDIKHLMKFCGGGLYGGLSKLGELLKIERVGIGHQAGSDSLLTLQCFMKLKQLYLKESVKLYDGVLFGLIPGEVEIKPATPPIE